AAATTTTCTATTTCAGATAGGAAATTCTATTCTACTCCACTAAAGACAGAGGACGACATTTATGAAGCAGTTTAATGACATTTCCTTAATTTTACTCCTGATTTTTACAATCCCTCTACTTTGCTACAGCTGCAGTGAACAGGTAAACGCTGCTAACAGAGCCATCATTGCCGAATTTGAGTGGCGAGGGAAACAACAAATCACTTTTGAGGAAATGATGAAAGAAATTAGTATGCTTCCTAAATATAAGCAACGTCAATATCAGGATAAAAGGGGACTTGAGAGCTATATCCAACTCATGGCAGAGAGCCGCTTAATCCTCTGTCTTGCCAAAGACCGAAAACTAAACGAAGATCCGGCAATTCTCAAGAAAATCAGAGACCACTTTTCAGGTTTTCCTGACACACCAGAATACCGTAAGAAACGGGAAGACTACGTCCATCAACTTATGGTTGAAAAAATGGTCGAAATGGAAGTTGATGGAAAAATAAGATATACTGATGAAGATCTTAAGTCGTATTATGAAAGGCATAAGAACTATTACATTAGCGAAGCAAAAGTTCGCGCAACGTGTATTACGCTTGATAATGAAGACTTTGCTAACGAGGTTCTAGATATGATTAAAACTGGCAAAGATATCGTGGAGATAGCAGAGGAACTCGCGGAAGCAGGCAGATTAGCAGATGGACCGGGGACTAATCGAGATGATCCCGGTAATACCTACTCCTTTTCTAGGAATGCTTCACCGCGTTGGTCAGAGTTCATCAATGCTGTTTTTGATATGGATGTTGGTGAGATGACTGATGTTGTCTTTGAAACCGAGGTTGACCAGGGAACCTACTACCTTATTTTTCGGAAAGAGGAGTATCAACCTGCCCGGAATCAAACGTTTAGCGAGGTCAAAAGGGACATTGAGCAAGTAGTTGTGCAGGATAAGAAGCGTACACGTATCAATAAATGGATAACAGAACTATATAAGAAAGGAAAGCTCAAAATCTATCCAGAGAACATACCTGAACCGTCTCATATGGTTGAGTTTACTATACAAACTCCCCAGCAAATCGCCAAAAAATCTTTAGCCTCCACAGTTCTTGTCGTTATGGAAGATGTTAACGGTCAACCTATCAGTTCGGGGAGTGGCTTCTTCGTCGGTCGCGGTATGATTGCAACTAACCTGCATGTTGTTGAAGGAGTTTTCAATGGTTATGTCAAGCAGGTTGGCATGAATAAGACATACCGTATAAGAAGCATTGTCGCTATGAATGCACAACAGGATTTAGCAATTCTCAAAGTCTCAGATATTGGGGCACCTATTCTTCCACTTGGCAACAGTGATGAACTACAAATTGGTGAGCCAGTTTACGCCGTGGGCAATCCAAAGGGTTATTTGGAAGGCACCTTCACGGAGGGTGTTGTAAGCGGCGTGCGAGAATTTCAGGTTGATAGCAAACGTATCCAGATTAGTGCACCGGTTTCTGAAGGTAGCAGCGGCGGTCCCGTGCTAAATAGCAGGGGTGAAGTTATCGGTGTGGCAGTGTCGAAACTCACCGAGGGACAAAATCTCAACTTTGCAATACCAGCAAACTACCTCAAGGAATTGCTCTCCAAGGCGGGTGTGGGAAAATAGAATTTTGCAGTGAAATTCTATCTATAATTCCGAAAACCTGTTTGTCAATCCTGTTCATCTTAAAATCCTCTAAATCCTGATTCAGATAATATTTTTTTCTACACTTCCTTTCCAAAAATATGTTATAATAGTGACAAATCCCCAAGATACAGATCCAAAATTTCGCGCTTACATAGGAGAACCTATAATGCTCAAAATTACCTTTGTTTTGTCGCTATGTGCGCTCCTGATCATTCCCTGCCTCAGTATCGCTAACGTTGCAGAAGACGGACTCGTCGCCTACTGGCCCTTTGATGAAGGCGATGGTAAAAAAGCCGAAGATGTCACTGGCAATGGACATGACGGAGAATTTAACGGAAATCCCAAGTGGATTGATGGAAAATTCGGTACCGGACTCGAATTTGACGGTGAGGAGGACCACGTCGTTGTCGCGGATGATGCCGCTTTAGCAATTGAAGAAAATATTACCCTCATGGCGTGGTTCAGCCCAAATGATGTACTCACCAGACGACGCTTGATGGTCAAAAACGACTCTATCTTCGTTATCTTTGACTTCGGCAACGTAGATAGTATTGATTTCCTCGTCAAACCGAACAACACTTTTGCTGAATCAACAACAACCGATTGGAAAGTCGGCGAATGGTATCACTTCGCTGGAACATTCGATGGAAAAACAATGAAGGTCTACGTGAACGGTAAACTCGAAGGCGACGCTGACAACGGTGTGCCGATCGCACCTTCCGCATTAGAACTCTGGATCGGTGGTGACGATTTCGGCCGACCAACAGATTTTTTCCCCGGTAAAATTGATGAAGTCCGACTCTATGAGAAAACCTTGAGTGAAGCCGACATCCAAAAGGTCATGGAGACACCTCAAGATGTGGAGGCACGTGGGAAACTCACCACAACGTGGGGAAAATTGAAGGTAGGACTTTAAAAAATGTCCGCCGTTCAAATCGTTTGGTAGGAAAACAGAGCCTCACGGAGCCACTTATGTCAACGCTTACAGCACAAACCTATCTGACACCTGAGGAGTACCTCACTTGGGAACGCAAGCAGCCCTTTAAGAACGAATACCACAACGGACAGATCATTGCGATGTCCGGCGCAAGCCGCTGGCACAATCGTATCACAGTAGATACAACAGTTCAGCTTAGCAATCAATTGATGGAGAGCGAGTGTGAAGTCTTCGCTGGCGAGATGCGCGTACGGACGAGTCCCACTGTCTCTTACTACTATCCAGATGTTATCGTTGTCTGTGGTGAGCCCCGTTTTGAGGATGACACTTTTGACACGCTCCTTAACCCGATAGTTGTTATAGAAGTGCTGTCACCCTCAACCGCAGCGTTTGACCGTGGTGAAAAATTTGAGCACTATAAGCAGCTGGCATCCTTACAGGAATACATCCTTATTTCCCAAGACAGTGTGCGCGTTGAGCACTACCAGTGCGAAGGGTCGCAATGGACCCATAACAGGTTTCAGCATCTTGAAGATACGCTATCACTCGCCTCAATTGAATGTGAGGTGCCCTTGCGTGCCATCTACAGACGTGTCGTGTTCAATACATCATAAAAATTGTCAGTTCGCTTCGCTTTCAGTTAAGAGGGTCTCTGTAGCGGCTACGGCAAACAGGACTGCCACAAGAGGTTTCTTAACTGATAACTGACAACTGATAACTATATGCAATAGGAAGGAATTTGCATGGCAACCCATCAGAAACGCCCCGTCGTCCTCATCATTCGGGACGGCTGGGGCAATAATCCGTATTCTGAATTTAACAACGCCAATGCCGTTCATCTCGCAAAAACACCCGTAGATGATTGGCTACGACAGAACTATCCAAACGTCCAAATCCATACCTCCGGTGAAGATGTCGGTCTACCCGCAGGGGTCATCGGCAACAGCGAAGTCGGGCATCAGAACATCGGCGCAGGCCGTATCGTGAATCAGGAACTCCGTCGTATCAGTACTATGATCCGCTCCGGTGAATTTGCCCAGAACGAAGTGCTTTTGGAGGCAATTGCGCATGTCAAAAGACACGGAACACATCTCCATCTCATGGGATTGGCAAGCGATGCTGGTGTGCACAGTTCACTTGAACACCTCTACGGGCTGCTCAGGCTTGCTCAGGCAAATGGACTCAAATCCAACCAAGTCTTAATTCACAATTTCAGCGATGGACGCGACTGCCAACCCGACCTCGGTATCCAATTCTGCGAACAGATTGAAGCGAAGTTGAAAGAGATCGGCATCGGGCAAATAGCCTCAGTTATCGGACGCTTTTATGCGATGGATCGGGATGACCGGTGGGAGCGTGTTGAGGTTGCATATCGTCTCTTAACCGAAGGATGCGGCGACCACGTCAATGCCGCGAGAGATGCTTATCGCGACTATTATGAAAACCCCGATGATGCTAATCGTAAAGGGGACGAGTTTGTACGGCCGAGTGTAGTTGTCGGAAGGGACGGCGAGCCGCTCCCTCGGATCGCCGATGGAGATGCCGTTGTTTTCTATAACTTCCGAGGCGACCGACCCCGTGAACTCACCAAAGCCTTTTGCTTGGACGATTTTCCGTTTCAAGCGGAAGGGAAAGATGGTGTAACACGAGAAATGGGTTTTAAACGGAATTGCAAACCTGACGTTAAGTTTGTTACAATGACAGAGTACGAGCGGGGAATGCCTGTTGAGGCAGCTGTCAAGAAACCGCCCAAAATGCAGAATACGCTCGGTGCTTATGTCAGCGAAGCAGGACTCACACAATTCCGATGTGCAGAGACTGAGAAATTCCCGCATGTTACTTTTTTTTTCAATGACTATCGAGATGAACCCTATCAAGGTGAAGATCGGCAAATCATCGCCTCTCCACGCGATGTGACGACCTATGATCAGAAACCCGAAATGTCCGCACCCGGCGTTACCGCAGAGATGCTGCGTCGGATCGGCTCCGACAAATATGACCTGATCGTACTCAACTATGCCAACGGCGACATGGTCGGGCATACAGGTTCTCTCTCAGCTGCTATCAAAGCTGTTGAAGCAGTTGATGTTGGCGTAGGTAAAATTGTTGATGCCGTACTTAGAAAGGACGGCGCGCTCATTGTCACCGCCGACCACGGGAACTGTGAGCAGATGATCGATCCCGAAACCGGCGGTATCCACACCGCACATACGACTTATGACGTAGATCTCGTCGTTGTTGATAACCAACGCAACGGACGACAACTCCGAACCGGAGGCAGACTTGCCGATATCGCACCGACAGCACTCCGCCTCCTCGGTTTAGATCAACCCACTGAAATGACAGGCGAATCACTCATTTATTAATAGCATGTGTTAAACAATTACAACGTGCAAATAAAATTTTAAAATGAATGACTCTCAACAGCATCGGACCACAGTAGATGTTGATACGGCTGCTGAACAAGACGCAGGATACGATGTCAGAAAGGTTCATTGGTTTTTCATCGGTTTCTGTGGAAATATACTCGGAATCCTTATCGCTTCTGTCTATGAGCCGACTCCACCTGCCTCGCGGCTCCTTGGGAAATCACCTGAATATGTAGCTTCCTATACGGATAGTTACAAAGAAACAGGTCGAAGGATTCAAGTAAACCAAGCCCGGATTGGATTACTTATCGTGTTCGGCCTCGCGATCCTATTTACTGTTATCACTTCTTGAAATGCACCTAACTCAACAAAATGATCGAAATCTGAGATTTTCCGCTCCAGTGAAAGCGTATATGACGAATCAGATTAATTTAGTGTAAGGAGGTTGTAGCATGTCTACACTGACTGACCAGCAAGTTAGCAGCGATTTCAGGCTATTCGCTGGAAGTGCGAACCCAGCATTAGCAAAAGAGATCGCTGCGATTTTAGGCGTTGAACTCGGTAAAATTACAATCGGTCCGTTTCCCAACCTTGAAACGCGCGTTCAGATTGAGGAAAGTATCCGAGGCACGGATATCTATATCGTGCAGCCAACAAGTCAACCTGCCAACGAAAACTTGATGGAACTGCTCATCACAATTGATGCCATGAAACGAGCATCAGCCCGGCAGATTACCGCGATTATCCCGTATTTTGGATATTCCCGTCAAGATCACAAAACTACAGGACGCGAACCGATTAGCGCGAAACTTGTAGCCAATCTCTTGACGACAGCAGGCGCGAGTCGGGTCATGGCTCTGGATCTCCACGTACCACAGATACAGGGCTTCTTTGATATTCCTATGGATCACCTGACTGCCGTGACGACTTTGGTAAACTACTTCCGCGAGAAACAGGTCGAAAATGGTGTAATTGTTGCCCCTGATGCAGGTCGGGCAAAGTTAGCAGAGAAATACGCCGATATGCTTGGGCTGCCGTTGGCAATCATGCACAAGCGACGCACAGGTGTCGATGGACAGAGCGTTAAATTCGTCGAACTTGTTGGTGATGTCAAAGGTAAAACCCCAATTATCACCGATGATGAAATACAAACGGGCGGAACGATTCGCCAACAAGCAATGGCATTAGCGGAGGCTGGCGCAGAACCCGCTTATGTGAGTATCGCACACCCTATATTGGTCGGTCCGGCACTGGAACGTCTTGATCACTCATCAATTCGTGAAGTGGTCACCACCAATACGATCCCTGTGCCAGCAGAGAAGCAGTTAGATGGGAAAATTAAGGTGCTTTCTATCGCGCCACT
The Candidatus Poribacteria bacterium genome window above contains:
- a CDS encoding trypsin-like peptidase domain-containing protein, with the translated sequence MKQFNDISLILLLIFTIPLLCYSCSEQVNAANRAIIAEFEWRGKQQITFEEMMKEISMLPKYKQRQYQDKRGLESYIQLMAESRLILCLAKDRKLNEDPAILKKIRDHFSGFPDTPEYRKKREDYVHQLMVEKMVEMEVDGKIRYTDEDLKSYYERHKNYYISEAKVRATCITLDNEDFANEVLDMIKTGKDIVEIAEELAEAGRLADGPGTNRDDPGNTYSFSRNASPRWSEFINAVFDMDVGEMTDVVFETEVDQGTYYLIFRKEEYQPARNQTFSEVKRDIEQVVVQDKKRTRINKWITELYKKGKLKIYPENIPEPSHMVEFTIQTPQQIAKKSLASTVLVVMEDVNGQPISSGSGFFVGRGMIATNLHVVEGVFNGYVKQVGMNKTYRIRSIVAMNAQQDLAILKVSDIGAPILPLGNSDELQIGEPVYAVGNPKGYLEGTFTEGVVSGVREFQVDSKRIQISAPVSEGSSGGPVLNSRGEVIGVAVSKLTEGQNLNFAIPANYLKELLSKAGVGK
- a CDS encoding LamG domain-containing protein, with translation MLKITFVLSLCALLIIPCLSIANVAEDGLVAYWPFDEGDGKKAEDVTGNGHDGEFNGNPKWIDGKFGTGLEFDGEEDHVVVADDAALAIEENITLMAWFSPNDVLTRRRLMVKNDSIFVIFDFGNVDSIDFLVKPNNTFAESTTTDWKVGEWYHFAGTFDGKTMKVYVNGKLEGDADNGVPIAPSALELWIGGDDFGRPTDFFPGKIDEVRLYEKTLSEADIQKVMETPQDVEARGKLTTTWGKLKVGL
- a CDS encoding Uma2 family endonuclease codes for the protein MSTLTAQTYLTPEEYLTWERKQPFKNEYHNGQIIAMSGASRWHNRITVDTTVQLSNQLMESECEVFAGEMRVRTSPTVSYYYPDVIVVCGEPRFEDDTFDTLLNPIVVIEVLSPSTAAFDRGEKFEHYKQLASLQEYILISQDSVRVEHYQCEGSQWTHNRFQHLEDTLSLASIECEVPLRAIYRRVVFNTS
- the gpmI gene encoding 2,3-bisphosphoglycerate-independent phosphoglycerate mutase translates to MATHQKRPVVLIIRDGWGNNPYSEFNNANAVHLAKTPVDDWLRQNYPNVQIHTSGEDVGLPAGVIGNSEVGHQNIGAGRIVNQELRRISTMIRSGEFAQNEVLLEAIAHVKRHGTHLHLMGLASDAGVHSSLEHLYGLLRLAQANGLKSNQVLIHNFSDGRDCQPDLGIQFCEQIEAKLKEIGIGQIASVIGRFYAMDRDDRWERVEVAYRLLTEGCGDHVNAARDAYRDYYENPDDANRKGDEFVRPSVVVGRDGEPLPRIADGDAVVFYNFRGDRPRELTKAFCLDDFPFQAEGKDGVTREMGFKRNCKPDVKFVTMTEYERGMPVEAAVKKPPKMQNTLGAYVSEAGLTQFRCAETEKFPHVTFFFNDYRDEPYQGEDRQIIASPRDVTTYDQKPEMSAPGVTAEMLRRIGSDKYDLIVLNYANGDMVGHTGSLSAAIKAVEAVDVGVGKIVDAVLRKDGALIVTADHGNCEQMIDPETGGIHTAHTTYDVDLVVVDNQRNGRQLRTGGRLADIAPTALRLLGLDQPTEMTGESLIY
- a CDS encoding ribose-phosphate pyrophosphokinase, translated to MSTLTDQQVSSDFRLFAGSANPALAKEIAAILGVELGKITIGPFPNLETRVQIEESIRGTDIYIVQPTSQPANENLMELLITIDAMKRASARQITAIIPYFGYSRQDHKTTGREPISAKLVANLLTTAGASRVMALDLHVPQIQGFFDIPMDHLTAVTTLVNYFREKQVENGVIVAPDAGRAKLAEKYADMLGLPLAIMHKRRTGVDGQSVKFVELVGDVKGKTPIITDDEIQTGGTIRQQAMALAEAGAEPAYVSIAHPILVGPALERLDHSSIREVVTTNTIPVPAEKQLDGKIKVLSIAPLLSQAILRVHQHRSVSQVFREQHLDFPV